The sequence TGGACCTAGCGGATAAGCAAATTGTGGAAGCAAATATTCGTCCAGGAGGCAAGATAGCTAATCCAAAATACCTGCCGGTCTACGAGCTTTTGGTTTTTTTGAATGGTCTTTGTTGGAATGAATATCTTCCCTCATGGGAAACTGCAGATCGGGTAGATAAGATTTTGCCAGTCAACGACTTAGGTGACTGGTTAGAGCCTAGTATGCAGATACCCGCGGAGAAGATTGATGAGGCCTTGCAAGTTTTACGCGAGTACCAAATCGTTCAACTTGATGAGTGTGGCAGATATAAGACTTGCATTATGAATCCCGATAGGGTTCTTTTTCAAGGAGTTGCCCAACGTATGAAAGATGGCACCGATATAAGTGTAACTCAAGCCAGGAGTATCTTAGATAGCATGTCTAAGTTAGGCGGTGAAGTTGATGACAGACTACTAAGCAAAGGAAAGCAAATGGATGCACTAGCGACTGTTTTAAAAAATCTGTCCTTAAAGCGATACTTTGAATGGGATGAGGTATAGGTGGCAGATGGAGTCTACCACCTAGTAATCTAATATTATAAATCGACCCAAGCGCTATCTTGTTCATTACTCTTGATACACGCTTGGATGAAAGCGATACCAGTTCGTCCGTCGTAGACGTTGGCATATTTGGAACCATCGCAGTGGAACTTTTCCTTATTCCAGTATTTACGAACATCAGCTTCAAAAGATCTGTGGAGTCTGGCAAAGGCATCGTGGAATCCCTCCGTGTGACCTGCTGGGATGGTGGGTTCATTTAGTAGCCAATCAGGAACTTCACCTAAGAATCCATCATTTGGAGCAACGCTAGATCGGTAGTAGGTGCGGTCGGGCTGGCTTGGTAACGAAATAGTAACAGCCTCGCAATCTTCTCCACTCCAGCGCAAGGTGCCTTTACTTCCTGCGATTTCAATGCCCAGGTCATTTAAGTGGCCGATGCATATCTGACTTGCCCGCACAAGGGCTTTGCCTCCATTACTAAGTTTACAATAAGTTGTGAAATGGTCATCAAGTTGGCGCCCTCCAACAAAAGTTTCCATGAAATTACAAACACTGGTGACATCTAGGCCTGTGACGAAACGTAATTGCATTAAAGCATGCGTTCCTATATCGCCTCCACAGCATGAGCCTCCAGCACGCTTAGGATCTACCCGCCACTCTGCTTGCATATTTCCTTCCTCAGCTTTGGAAGCTAGCCATCCTTGAATATAATAGGAATCTACCCAGCGGACTTCGCCAATAAGACCGCTCTGGACAATGAATCGAGAAAACCAACTAGTCCAGTGACCAATGTACGTATGAGCGACTGCGAAGGGGACTTTGTGTTCTTCAACTGCGGCAACGATTTGGTCAGCTTCTTCCAAGGTGATGGTCAAAGGTTTCTCACAAAAGACAGGTATGCCAGCCTTGACGCACTTTAGTGCAGGATCGAAATGAACGTGGTTTGGTGTAACAATAAGTATATAATCGAGACGCTCATCAACTGGAAGACTGGCTTGCTCAGAAATCATGTCATCGTAAGAAGTGTAACCCTTAATAGGGTAATGCCATTTTTCAGCCTCCTCTAGGGCAATTTTAGGATCTGGGTGCAGGGCAGCTGCAACAACTCGCCGTGTTCCGTCAGAGTGTATCGCTTTTTGGTGAGGTTGGACAATAAAAGCGCCACCGCCGCCGCCAATGAGTCCTATTTTTAAGGGGGTTGTTGTAGTTTTGCTCATAGTTTTTTCTAGCTTAAGTTTTTGTGTATAGTTTATAAATTATAAGTTAACGATAGATAGCGTGCAGGCAATGCCTAAGGGCTTTTCTAGTCATGGGATTGCGAAATGCTACTATCATTTAAATCATCATAATAAATTAGGCATTTGAAACTGTTCAATGAAAAATCGACAAACGCTATAAAAACTTTTAAAAACCAGTTTTGCATTGTTGTCGACATGTCTTGGTTATCTATTTACCTTGAGTTTTCGTTTCAATATGGTTGATATCCTGGAAGTTCGGAAAAAAGATCAAGTGATTTGTTCTCGATGTGAATACTGTTCTTCTATGTCTTTTCGTATGAAGGGTCTACTAGGAAGGGACTCTTTAGATATAGGATCAGGCATATTACTAAGACCATGCAACTCCATTCATATGTTTTTTATGAAATTTGCAATTGATGCAATCTTCTTAAATAAAAAAAACCAAGTAGTTAGAATTTACCACAGTATTAAACCCTGGCGAATGACGCCGGTTATTTTTTCTGCTTACTCTACTCTCGAGATGGAGGCGGGAGTATGCCATGACTTTGGTCTCCAAGAAGGAGACCAACTAGAATTACATTTTTTATCCAAGAGTTAAGTTGTTCATGCTCAAAGCTTATGTTGCGGGCTGATTCGAAGATCGACCTGTTTTTACAATGTAAAGCCTATGATAGAATTATGAGTGGATTTTCTGAGCAAAGGGGAACTTTACAAAAGATCATTTTGTAAAGGTTGCAATGATCTCTTGTGCTATTAAATCAAATGCGGCTCCCAGATCCTTACTGGTCGAAGCATCGACACTGAATCCGCTAGGATGACTTTCATCTAGTGGGGTATCAGCAACAAGAATTTTGCTTGGTGACTCATCTGGATCGGCATTAGGGACAATAAGAACGTTATCATAAGCGGATTTCACATTAGCCATTGCATAATGCTCACGACTTGTTTTTGAATCTAATATGACAGTATAAATGTTAGCGTTATGGTTTTCTCTAGCGAGCCAAGCTTGAGCTTCCATCATCCATCTCATTTCATCCCTAATATTGGCTCGAGTAGCATCTACCCATTTCTCGCTTTCATTACTTCCAGCAGCACTCCATTTAAAAAACTTTTCGGGAATCCCCAGCTTGTCTTCATAAAGCTCTCCTCCAAATACAAATTTAGGATAAAGTTCTTGTATCCTAAACCCCCTGTGAGCACGGTGTGGTGAGTTCGATACTGTTTCAACATAGAGCCAACTGTCAGAGTTTGACTCATGGTGGTATTTGTGGTCATAACCGCTTATTTTATTATCACCGTTAGACCAGGCCCATCTGCGTAGGTCATTTTTTATGCCGTTTCCGAAGTAGCGTATATAACTATTGTGGGCTGTGGTGACTCCGGGTTCAAATTGTAGCTCGAGTGGCTCTATATTTCGTGAAGCTCCTATGAGATTACCTTTCCAGGTGGCATTAGAGAGAGTGGGCTGGCGATAGTAATAATAAGGGTTGGAAACTCCGGTCCAGTCCTGTGTCCACGCGTCATAGAGGGACATATCAGAGACTACAGAGGTGATATCGGTAGTCCAGTTTTGTCGCGGTGTTCGAATACGTCCAGGAAAAATAAGCATAATGTTTTCATCCATTCTAGCAATATCGTTATCAACGATAGCAGCCATAAGTTTGGGGCTGACTAAAAATTTGTTATCAGGCTGACCAGAAAGCTCATCACCATATGAGTCAATTTTAAGAGCTGAATACTTATAGTCTGTTCCTAAAGTCGGTATGGTGCCTGGTACATAAGTATTTTCCAGATAGGCTGCTTTACCGTCAAATGAAGAGTCAGTAAAGGTTGTCATGACCACCGGGATAGGGCTCGTTGTTGTAATATTGTTAGGTGCGGTTGCAGGAACTTCTCCATCTACCCATACCCACGGAGCCCAGAAATCGTCATTTCTATCTTCTACGGGAACTGCAAGAGAGTTAGCTGTCATGATTGCATTGGCTACGGTAGTTCCAGCATTGGGATCACCATCATAAGATGCGCTGGGTACATATTCTTTTTCCTCTGCAGGGCTTCTATGAACGACTGCTTTCATAGAGGGTGAGACAAAAGTCGATAAATTACAGTTAATACCTGCTAGTTTAGTGGTGTCGATCCCGCCAACGTGTGAATCCAAGCTATATAATGCGTCTAGGTTGCCAGTGAAAGGATTGTAACGTTCAAAAGTGCCGATAGTGCTTGCACTATCTTTGGTGTAGCTGATGGGTTTTATGTGGTGCGTCCATGGTACGCTCATAGCTTCACCTGCAAGATCATGAACTTGGTCGTAACCTTGTCCTCTAGCAAATGTTCTAAATGCGTTGAACTGGCCGTCTGAAAAGATAATATAATGGATATCAACTTTGCCTCTTGCATCAGGAAGACCGGTGAAGAAGTTTTCCACCATGTTATAAGCTAATCTCAAACCCTCTTGTCCGTTAGTATGCGGACCTAAGATGTAATCTCTATCAATATCCCAGTCATTGTCTCTGTATTTTGCTGATGAATCATCGGTTACCTCCGTTAATGGTGGCCACGATCCAGCCGGTGGTTTCAACATATCAATGATTTCTTTTTTGAAATTTTGTCTAGGCACGAATGGACCACCTTTGGGGAAAGCCACTTTTCCTTTGCCTGCAAAATAGACTACCCCAAAATAATCCTGATCATTATCGAAGTAACTTAAGAAATTAGTGACACTTTTTGCCAGAGCTTCGTCTTTCGCTATGTTGCCATCCTCGCCGCTTGGAATCTTGGCGGACATCGAATTAGAGTTGTCCAGAACTAGCATAATGACCTTAGGGTTTCTAGAAACAGTAGCGCTGTGGATAATCCTAGCCTCTGTAATGCCTGTAAGTGGCAAAAAAATGGTCTTATGACGAACTTCAGCTTCGATTTCGATATCTACAGCAGCGGATTTACCGTAATTAGCTCCAACGTTTTCATCCCATTCATAGCCCTCATATAAGGCTGAGCTCATGGTGGTATCAAAATCAATTCCTCCTTTAGCACTTCCCATGTTATCTTCTCCATCAAAGCCAGCCACTGAAGGGTGCTCAAAGGTAGCTGAATCGGTTATAGATGTTGAACT is a genomic window of Verrucomicrobiota bacterium containing:
- a CDS encoding cyclic nucleotide-binding domain-containing protein; its protein translation is MQTNMDKGETITLEPHQILFEEGAEWDGLYFIRHGEIEIYREANDKIIQLNRLKEGDFIGIATMVNRNPRLASARATSNCQLLRFSKIQTVAMLKSLPKWGKAVIKEMIRTLDLADKQIVEANIRPGGKIANPKYLPVYELLVFLNGLCWNEYLPSWETADRVDKILPVNDLGDWLEPSMQIPAEKIDEALQVLREYQIVQLDECGRYKTCIMNPDRVLFQGVAQRMKDGTDISVTQARSILDSMSKLGGEVDDRLLSKGKQMDALATVLKNLSLKRYFEWDEV
- a CDS encoding DUF192 domain-containing protein, whose amino-acid sequence is MVDILEVRKKDQVICSRCEYCSSMSFRMKGLLGRDSLDIGSGILLRPCNSIHMFFMKFAIDAIFLNKKNQVVRIYHSIKPWRMTPVIFSAYSTLEMEAGVCHDFGLQEGDQLELHFLSKS
- a CDS encoding VWA domain-containing protein, with the translated sequence MKKQLEVVHKKYLRKRGQYTALFAVLLLPMLLFTGMGLDFGMYYIDEARLVRSVDGAALRIGTNYTSDIDRQKAIIGAMMKANYPGWGDTIWNSELKTSGFYEGTSSGTSKDKDGLSQPIGIVRFSTSSTSITDSATFEHPSVAGFDGEDNMGSAKGGIDFDTTMSSALYEGYEWDENVGANYGKSAAVDIEIEAEVRHKTIFLPLTGITEARIIHSATVSRNPKVIMLVLDNSNSMSAKIPSGEDGNIAKDEALAKSVTNFLSYFDNDQDYFGVVYFAGKGKVAFPKGGPFVPRQNFKKEIIDMLKPPAGSWPPLTEVTDDSSAKYRDNDWDIDRDYILGPHTNGQEGLRLAYNMVENFFTGLPDARGKVDIHYIIFSDGQFNAFRTFARGQGYDQVHDLAGEAMSVPWTHHIKPISYTKDSASTIGTFERYNPFTGNLDALYSLDSHVGGIDTTKLAGINCNLSTFVSPSMKAVVHRSPAEEKEYVPSASYDGDPNAGTTVANAIMTANSLAVPVEDRNDDFWAPWVWVDGEVPATAPNNITTTSPIPVVMTTFTDSSFDGKAAYLENTYVPGTIPTLGTDYKYSALKIDSYGDELSGQPDNKFLVSPKLMAAIVDNDIARMDENIMLIFPGRIRTPRQNWTTDITSVVSDMSLYDAWTQDWTGVSNPYYYYRQPTLSNATWKGNLIGASRNIEPLELQFEPGVTTAHNSYIRYFGNGIKNDLRRWAWSNGDNKISGYDHKYHHESNSDSWLYVETVSNSPHRAHRGFRIQELYPKFVFGGELYEDKLGIPEKFFKWSAAGSNESEKWVDATRANIRDEMRWMMEAQAWLARENHNANIYTVILDSKTSREHYAMANVKSAYDNVLIVPNADPDESPSKILVADTPLDESHPSGFSVDASTSKDLGAAFDLIAQEIIATFTK
- a CDS encoding Gfo/Idh/MocA family oxidoreductase, whose protein sequence is MSKTTTTPLKIGLIGGGGGAFIVQPHQKAIHSDGTRRVVAAALHPDPKIALEEAEKWHYPIKGYTSYDDMISEQASLPVDERLDYILIVTPNHVHFDPALKCVKAGIPVFCEKPLTITLEEADQIVAAVEEHKVPFAVAHTYIGHWTSWFSRFIVQSGLIGEVRWVDSYYIQGWLASKAEEGNMQAEWRVDPKRAGGSCCGGDIGTHALMQLRFVTGLDVTSVCNFMETFVGGRQLDDHFTTYCKLSNGGKALVRASQICIGHLNDLGIEIAGSKGTLRWSGEDCEAVTISLPSQPDRTYYRSSVAPNDGFLGEVPDWLLNEPTIPAGHTEGFHDAFARLHRSFEADVRKYWNKEKFHCDGSKYANVYDGRTGIAFIQACIKSNEQDSAWVDL